One Candidatus Nitrososphaera evergladensis SR1 genomic window carries:
- a CDS encoding inositol-3-phosphate synthase: protein MRRKVKVAVAGIGNCASALVQGTRYYRENPDAKKQESDWIGLTAYNLGGLEPSDIEFVAAFDVNASKVGKDLSEAIFAKPNNTIRIIKEMDKMDVKVQKGEVHDGIGRHLAQKIKVADGPAANVVQVLKDTGAEMLLNYLPVGSRRGTQYYAEACLDAGCAFVNAIPVFIASTPKWQDAFAGRGLACAGDDVMSQLGATVVHKTLVKLFVDRGVKVNETYQLNIGGDMDFYNMLDEERLEDKRISKTSAVAAMAPYEVPMRIGPSDFVGFLENDKICYISIKGQYFGGIPVELDLKLKVVDAYNSAGVMIDAARCAKIAIDRGISGPLDSISAYCFKHPPVQMPYSVAKANFLEFVEGKRER from the coding sequence ATGCGTAGAAAGGTCAAGGTCGCCGTTGCCGGGATCGGCAATTGCGCTTCTGCTCTAGTCCAAGGCACCCGCTATTACCGCGAAAACCCAGACGCCAAGAAACAAGAGAGCGACTGGATAGGCCTGACAGCTTATAACCTTGGAGGGCTGGAGCCGTCAGACATCGAGTTTGTCGCGGCCTTTGACGTCAACGCAAGCAAGGTAGGAAAGGACCTTTCCGAGGCGATATTTGCCAAGCCGAACAACACCATCCGCATCATAAAAGAGATGGACAAGATGGACGTCAAGGTGCAAAAGGGCGAGGTCCACGACGGCATCGGCAGGCACCTTGCGCAAAAGATCAAAGTAGCAGACGGCCCGGCGGCAAACGTGGTGCAGGTGTTAAAGGACACGGGCGCAGAGATGCTGCTCAACTATCTGCCTGTCGGAAGCAGGCGCGGCACGCAATACTATGCAGAAGCGTGCCTTGACGCAGGGTGCGCATTTGTAAACGCAATACCGGTGTTTATAGCGTCTACGCCCAAGTGGCAGGACGCCTTTGCAGGGCGAGGCCTTGCGTGCGCCGGCGACGACGTCATGAGCCAGCTTGGCGCAACAGTGGTCCACAAGACGCTTGTCAAGCTGTTTGTTGACAGGGGTGTCAAAGTAAATGAAACTTATCAATTGAACATCGGAGGCGACATGGACTTTTACAACATGCTTGACGAAGAGCGCCTCGAAGACAAGAGGATAAGCAAGACGTCAGCAGTGGCAGCGATGGCCCCGTACGAGGTCCCCATGCGAATCGGCCCGTCTGACTTTGTGGGGTTCCTGGAAAACGACAAGATATGCTACATCTCGATAAAGGGCCAGTACTTTGGCGGGATCCCGGTGGAACTTGACCTGAAGCTGAAGGTGGTAGACGCCTACAACTCGGCCGGCGTCATGATAGATGCGGCAAGGTGCGCCAAGATAGCAATAGACCGGGGGATATCCGGCCCGCTTGACAGCATCTCGGCCTACTGCTTCAAGCACCCACCTGTCCAGATGCCGTACTCTGTAGCAAAGGCCAATTTCCTCGAATTCGTCGAGGGCAAGCGGGAACGCTAA
- a CDS encoding GNAT family N-acetyltransferase yields the protein MASDTDYRLMEENEWAFCSLWSKKIEIKCATALVNPKLEGDYFFNRATVENCNVPYEQVAQVFWDAGIDCHLYFRSQPPPRLRMVDTMYVLRAAKKKAGEPRDSRRIKITAACKPSEVAIWIDVFCRSFSVPEWKDEVARIITSNAKKLELLRAYNNENNMPAGCGALFTTKNNSMTGLYCLGTVPAQRSKGVAKSILNFARALAEKQGTLLFLQTLGSENLLGLYKSSGFETAYTKTICAVPRIT from the coding sequence TTGGCCTCAGATACTGATTACAGGTTAATGGAGGAAAACGAATGGGCGTTCTGTTCGCTGTGGTCAAAGAAAATAGAGATCAAGTGCGCCACTGCACTTGTCAACCCAAAGCTTGAAGGCGACTATTTTTTCAACAGGGCAACAGTCGAAAATTGTAATGTCCCGTACGAGCAGGTGGCACAGGTGTTCTGGGACGCAGGCATCGACTGCCACCTTTATTTCAGGTCGCAGCCACCACCAAGGCTGCGTATGGTAGACACTATGTACGTGTTAAGAGCGGCAAAAAAGAAGGCAGGGGAGCCCCGCGATAGCAGGAGAATAAAGATAACAGCAGCATGCAAGCCATCAGAAGTTGCGATATGGATAGACGTCTTTTGCAGGTCGTTTTCAGTTCCAGAATGGAAAGACGAAGTTGCGCGCATTATAACATCCAATGCAAAGAAACTAGAGCTCTTGCGGGCATACAATAATGAAAATAACATGCCAGCAGGGTGTGGGGCGCTCTTTACAACAAAAAACAACAGCATGACTGGCCTATACTGCCTTGGCACCGTTCCAGCGCAGAGGAGCAAGGGCGTCGCCAAGTCGATTCTGAATTTTGCCAGGGCACTTGCTGAAAAGCAAGGCACGCTCTTGTTCTTGCAGACGCTTGGAAGCGAAAACCTGCTTGGCTTGTACAAAAGCTCAGGGTTTGAAACAGCCTACACAAAGACGATTTGCGCTGTCCCGAGAATAACTTGA
- a CDS encoding class I tRNA ligase family protein → MKVYDTLAAKKKDFVPGSAAAAARIFLCGPTVYDYSHVGHARMLLFYDAVTRYLRFLGAETRVIVNITDIDPKIFARAKAEGMAPKELATYYISELLYDAAALGIDGFAFARVSDHVHTAQALARRLLDEGKAYIASGNVYLDAKSAGFGRLSKMTDKELADCRLDIAPGKKSPLDILLWSTNDDFGISFSDRVLGSGIPWWHMQDTSVAVASFGGAYDMHGGADELVYPHHESHLAQMSAITSEKEPVKLWTHVGLVYVKGKKMSKSLGNAVAIKRLLQDHSANAVRLYLYSTHYRERLDFAENRLAKYAELDDIISSAADKKCKPAHMKKFMQKMDDDFDTQGAMRVMLEAARAGAGTREMAEILGLRY, encoded by the coding sequence AAAGTCTATGACACGCTGGCGGCAAAAAAGAAGGACTTTGTTCCAGGAAGCGCTGCCGCCGCAGCAAGAATATTTCTCTGCGGGCCGACCGTGTACGACTATTCGCACGTGGGCCACGCAAGGATGCTCTTGTTTTACGACGCTGTCACGCGCTATCTGCGCTTTTTAGGTGCAGAAACCAGAGTCATCGTAAACATCACGGATATCGATCCCAAGATTTTTGCAAGGGCCAAGGCAGAAGGCATGGCGCCAAAAGAGCTTGCCACATATTACATTAGCGAGCTCTTGTACGACGCCGCGGCGCTTGGCATCGACGGCTTTGCTTTTGCGCGGGTGTCAGACCACGTGCACACCGCGCAGGCGCTTGCAAGGCGATTGCTTGACGAGGGCAAGGCGTACATCGCAAGCGGAAACGTCTACCTTGATGCCAAGAGCGCAGGCTTTGGCAGGCTGTCAAAGATGACGGACAAAGAGCTTGCAGACTGCCGGCTTGACATTGCGCCGGGCAAAAAGTCGCCGCTTGACATCCTGCTGTGGAGTACAAACGATGATTTTGGGATCAGCTTTTCCGACAGGGTGCTTGGAAGTGGCATACCGTGGTGGCACATGCAAGACACGTCGGTCGCGGTGGCCAGCTTTGGCGGCGCATACGACATGCACGGTGGCGCTGACGAGCTGGTGTACCCGCACCACGAATCGCACCTTGCGCAAATGAGCGCGATAACGTCCGAAAAAGAGCCGGTAAAGTTATGGACGCACGTCGGCCTTGTGTACGTCAAGGGAAAAAAGATGAGCAAGTCGCTTGGCAACGCCGTTGCCATCAAAAGGCTGCTGCAAGACCACAGTGCAAATGCAGTGCGGCTTTACCTCTATTCTACACATTATAGAGAGCGGCTTGACTTTGCAGAAAACAGGCTAGCCAAATATGCAGAGCTTGATGACATTATATCAAGTGCAGCAGACAAGAAATGCAAGCCGGCGCACATGAAGAAATTCATGCAAAAGATGGATGACGATTTTGACACGCAGGGCGCGATGAGGGTGATGCTTGAAGCCGCGCGTGCAGGCGCAGGCACCAGGGAGATGGCAGAGATCCTTGGCCTCAGATACTGA